The Antechinus flavipes isolate AdamAnt ecotype Samford, QLD, Australia chromosome 4, AdamAnt_v2, whole genome shotgun sequence genomic interval TTATCATCTTAACAAGAAGTATTAAGAGATGCATTCaaaagtatatgcatatatataatatatatatatatttttttgctgaggcaatttgtgttaagtgatatatatatatgtatgtataatatatatattttttttgctgaggcaatttgtgttaagtgatttgcccagggtcacacagtcagggagttttaagtgtccaaggccagatttgaacttagttcttcctgatttcagggctggtgctctatccattacaccaactagctgctccaagGGTATGTtttttaatgggagaagacaacatgcagAGTTGGTAGAAGATCTCTACAGAAGATAATCTGAGCTCAGGTAGCCCTGGAGCAATGAGAACCTAGTATAGGCTTCCCATAGAATGTGAGAATTGAACTGAGTCTTGGAAAAAACGGCCCCTTTCATCTCTGATAAACTACAGTTTACAGAGTATCTTCTTTTTGGAGACTTTCTTGATATTTATACTACCCTCACTTAAAATAATCCCACTCCCTTTAATTTTCCCAGAGCACTTTTAAGTCTTTTGCTTCCATTATGTCCTGTCTTGTATCATGCTTATCAACTTGTTGTGCcctacaagcatttatttaatggtTTCTATCATCTAGGCACTATCCTTGGAGAGATAAAAAGTACCAAAGTGAGAGAGATACTTCCCTGAAGGAGGTTTTATTCTATTGGGTGTTGTAATTGattcacaaataagtaaatagaagATACCTAAAAAACTAAATGTAAGATGATTTCAAGGGTTGGGGTTAGGTTCcctaacaaagggaaaaaatgaataagatcTCTTAAAGACATGGGGCTTGGTTTCAGGCTCTTTGAGTAAGTACTGTGTCACTTTGTCCAATTTTTGACATGTACCTTAGACATACTACATGCTTAATATTTTTTGGATCAAATACAATAATAGATATATGATCAACTTCAGTGACCATTTagtttaatgatcttttttttagaATGAGAATATTGCAAATTCAGGATTGCTCTGTGATTTACCATAGGTGCCATGAGTCTAGCATTTAAATTTCATAATTGCCTTTCAGTGCTTTATTTGATTATGCTGACATTTTCAGACACTAACCAGTCAAAGACCCTTTaacaaaatgctttatacatTCATGATGCTTTTAGAATAAAAGAATCTCAAATTAATCATCTAGTTTCAAGGGGTCTTTTGATATTCTGCATCATTAAATATCTTTGAAAGTAATAAGTTTAAAGAGATTAGTTTTTAATTCTgcaaaaatgaattagaaatctGAGTTTTCCTATTAAAACTGGTTTAGTCGACTTGCATTTTTATGGTACTGTTAGAACtgataaatgcatatttttctgaatctatttgtaaaggttctttttgaaaaaaaatccttattggTGGcgctggaaaaaataaatttttcttttttaaagaataactttTTCTACgatattttgtttcaaattttattgaaatatatgtgtatacatatatatttaaatattggtTACTCATTTTGATAGTTTGTTAAATTAAGATCTTTTTGCATTATAGTTACCTGATCTTAAAGATGCAGATGCTATTCAGAAGTTCTTCCTTGAAGAAATACAGCTTGGTGAGGAATTACTAGCCCAAGGTAAATATCACctaaaagaatcagattttttttcatgattgtgGTATtcaaaagagaattataaaaaccTACTGTGTTTTAGCAAGTACCTATATGATTATCTGTTTGAAAGACCCATGAATGGGACtggtttaattttctttaaatcgCAATtatcttaaactgtggttcacactTAAAAGGATTTTGAATTAAGAGATAGAAGTGTTTATTAAGAGTCACTTTTAAGTTTTACATAGTTTAGTTGAATTGCTTAAAGTTATACAACTGTTAAGTTTCTGAGCTGGAAGTTTGCTCTTTAGACTTCACTTCCATTGCTACAGAATATCTAACAAAGTTAACATTAAACCACCAATGATTGAATTTGACCATTTAGGCAAATTCTGATCTAcccatattttccattttacgATATCTGGCCCACTTATCTACCTTGTCCAGATTAATAGCATGAGAAGCTTGTTCAATGCTTTGCCAAGATCTAGTTAAAACATGACTGTAAAACTCCCCTTTTGAGAGTTTGCTATAATGGATAGATCACTAgatttggaattgggaagactgATTTGACTTCTACTTCAGATACTTGGTAGCTATGAAACCCCTGGCAAGTAATTGGCTCTTTTGAGAATTGGTCTCTTCATCTGTGACATAAAGAAGTTCacatttctaaggtcttttccaactcttaaaTCTACAAAAAGGAGTGAGGTTAGATACCATGAAAAGTTATGGTAGGGGGAttaatagggggaaaaaatgaagtgaGGAATATTGACAAAAGTTTTAAAGCACTTTAGAAGCTTATATAtacaattcacatttattttaaattattgtttaaaacaacccccttttctttcctccctgctCTAGAACCACTGTGTGATAAAACAGTTTTGCTAGGAACTTGAGAATAgttaaaattgaatttataattCACATACTTTTTATACCCTGGTTTTTTATTAAGGTTTTACTGACAAGTTTCATCACAATTAGCAGTCTCGAGATAATAAACATACTTCTTAGTCTTGCCAACTTCAAAATGTAATTGATATGTGACAGTTTCACTGTATTCAGAGAATTAGGATAATATTGTCCTATGAGATttattataatagaattttatgaAGAATGAGATCTTAGAAAATGGTTCTACTTGAAATATAGCAATAAGTGCTTTGAATTGGAAGATTATGATTAAAGGGAAAGATTTTGCAGGTTtcataatagcatttacataaaTTTTCTTTATAGGTGAATATGAAAAAGGTGTTGACCACTTGACAAATGCCATTGCTGTCTGTGGGCAGCCACAGCAGTTGTTGCAAGTTTTACAGCAAACTCTTCCATCACCAGTATTCCAGATGCTTCTGACTAAGCTTCCAACAATTAGCCAGGtaagaaaatgtaattttctgCAGTAATTTAGATCATTTAGATTTGAAAActaaatttcatcattttggAAGTCTTCCTATTAAATCTAGTTAATGAAATTCAACCATAGATTTGAAATAGTACTataggcatacacacacacatacacatctaaAATCCAGTTAGGATTATGAATTTTTCTTACTGTGTAATATTTACCACCACTAATCACTATAGACTAGGCTCAACCTAACAATTTAGTAACTAGGGAGAATGATCCTTGAAGATCATTTACCTTTAAATCATAtaccaaaaattttatttttttcttgataaagttATGTTGAACTGTCTTAGTATGCTGAAAATTATAGTCCTTGTGTATTTATAACTAGCATACCTTTGTTGTGTCAGAATACCCCCTCTGATTTTTACCACATATACTTAGACAGCCAGCTATAACTGATAGGTTTTTATACTAGCAGTTGTATCATCATGATACTACTGTAACACTTGAAGTACATGTTAATCTAGTGATGCAGTACTATATTCTATTCTTTTCCAGAAGCCcaaagacttttaatttttttagaaaaagcatACATTTAGAATTTGGAAGGTTATACATCGTGAAACATAAAAGTCAACCTTTTTCTAAG includes:
- the TOMM20 gene encoding mitochondrial import receptor subunit TOM20 homolog, which gives rise to MVGRSGAIAAGVCGALFIGYCIYFDRKRRSDPNFKNRLRERRKKQKLAKERAGLSKLPDLKDADAIQKFFLEEIQLGEELLAQGEYEKGVDHLTNAIAVCGQPQQLLQVLQQTLPSPVFQMLLTKLPTISQRIVSVQSLAEDDVE